ACTTGTAAAAGAACACTTTCAGGCCGACTTTGAAGACGCTGAAGAAGTTCTTCATCGGGAACGAGATCATCGCTGCCGCGATCGCACCACCGACTACCACCATCAACGAGGGGTAATCGATAAACGAAGCGAATGAGCCACCACCGATCACGATCGACCCGAGGATCAGGCCGATGGCGAGAATCATTCCTATGACTGTGGCGAGATCCATGATCGAGTGCGAGCCGCGAAAGTTGAATTACCGCGGGCCTTAGTTTGGGCGGGCTTGAGGTTGCAATTTAGAAACGTGTACCGAGAAACATAGCTTTCTGTGGACATCATGGACTTGGATGCGGGGTCTTCGTGAAACACTGTTTGGGTTACAAGTGCCCTGTTCGTCACAACCCGCACAATCCTCAGTGGCTACCCACCTCTGAAGGCAGAAGCCGCTTGCTGCGGTGGTAGTCAACGGCTCGTTCTAGCACTTCTTCGGGGGTTTCGCCGACCACAAGCCGGTCGTTGGACGTCAACGTGATAAACGTATCGGGACGCTTCTCGACGTACTTAATGAGCTCGGCATTGAGGATGAAGGCCTCGCCGTCGAGTCGGGTGAGTTTGATCATGGTTAGATATTGAAATACAAGGATGACATCTACTGCCATTCCGACGGGAGGCTCACCGACTGAGGAATCCGGAACAAACTAGAGTTCGGACCAGATTTCTCGGTGGCTGTCGCTCGGTCAAAATGACACGTTAGTATTACCTTCTCAACGCCAACAACTCGTCGAGGAGTTGCTGCACGGCGGTGATGACCCGGGCTCCGCCTCGGTATTGCGTGGAGGCAAGGATTAGCTCGATGAGATTCTCACCGATGTCGGTGTTGGAAAGCTCAACCGCACCGGCAGTGATCGAGCCGATGCCTTGGGAGTTGGGCACGTCCTCAATCGGCAAGCCGGAGTTCACGCCGGCAGCGAAAAGGTTGTCCCCTATTTGCTCCAAGCCGTTATTGTTAGCGAAACGCGCCATGACAATTTGTCCCAACGTGCGGGAGCTACCGTTGGTGTACACACCCTCGATGCTTCCTGACTCGGAAATGGTAAAGCTGGAGAGCGTACCAGCAGGGAAACCGTCTTGGAAACTGACGTTTAAGCGATCATTCCCATCTTGGGAAAGTCCATTGACTTGCGTGAAATCGAGTTCGAACTCCAGCGGCGACTCAGAAGGAAGGTCTTCCCGTTGGATCGCAATCCGGTTATTCGAAACCGAACTAAAATCGCCGTTGCCATCGGTCTCGATTACGCCAGTGCCAACAACGGTTCCAACGCCGACTTCGGGTTGATTGTCTGGGGAAGTGGCAATCCAGCGGAAACGCGCATTCAGGCTGTCGCTTTCTTCGAGATAGGTGGTGATGCGAACCCTGATCGGTGAACCGAGGCTATCGTATACCACCACATCGGCCGTATCACCGGAGCCATTTGCTTGCCCCGGGTTCTGCGAATTGAATTGCAAGGGAATCGAATCAGGACTTCCGCCACTAGCAGGGGTCAGTTGGAAAGCAGACAGGTCGATTTGCAGGGCATTCTCTACGCCTAAGTTCGAAGTGAACTGAATCCGACTATCTGAAAGGGTGCCACCGTAGTTGTCGACAGGAAAGCTATCTTCGATCGCCGTCTTCACGATGCCAAGAGAGTCTTCCATGAAGCTAATCAAGTCTTGCACGGTCGTGGTGCTCGTGATCGTGAGCGACCGGGTCGCCAAATCACGATTGTTCTTGCCGCCAGTGAACTCTAACTCTCCCTCTTCAAACAAATTGATGTAGTTGGAGCCATCGCGTGAAACGACGTCGACTAACGGCAAGCCAAACGTGATGTCGGGACCCTCCAGGTCGATCTGACTATTGGCGGAGATCACCGAGTCGGGGTTATTGTCAATGTAAGAAATGCCTGAACTCATTCCGGCAATCTCAGCAGGTGTGATCGATTCGACCAGATGAAAGGCGTTGCTGTTGTTCGTCAAGTTGCGATAAATACGCACGCCATCGAAGCCACCAGTAGCCGGGTTGCCGGACGGTGCCGGGAGATCGTCAAGCCGGATGCGCGGCGAGTTCGTGGCGTCGGCGGTAACAGGACCGAACCGCGCTGTGGGACGACTCTCCTCGCCACTGACCGAGTTGTAAAAGGTGACATAGTATTCGTAGGCTCCGCTATCCAGGCCCGTCGTATCTAACGTTGCCCCAAGCGAACCATCCGCGCTTGTGTCACTGAAAGTTGTCGTTCCTGCCGCCACGCTTCCAGCAAGACGAAAATCAGTGTCTACATTAGCGTTATTTCGATAGATATTGATCGTCGTGAATTCACTGCCGCCCGCGGGCTGTGGCAGATTACTCAGATCAATTGAACTGCCTGGAGCGCCAATCGCTAATGAAGCCGATACATTCGAGGAAGGGCCTTCGTTACCGTCGGCATCAACAAAGGTGATGCGATAACTGTAGGAACCGGCCCCTACAGCCCCTCCGCCACCAGCCGCGATGGTGGTTGATTCTAGCGGCAGTGTTAGTGCCGTGAGAGTTGACGCACTGGAGTCAGGGACTTCCTTGGAACCGTCACTCAAGATGCCCGACTGAATTACTTCAGGGGTTGTTCCAACCGTGCCTTCGCCATCAAGGCCGCCCGTCAGCACAACATTCTGCGTCGCTTGAGCAATGGCGGATTCGCCTAATGGAATCTGGATGGGTGAAACAACGCTCGTTTCGACATTAAACTCGCTGTCGACGCCGTAACCTAACACGCGCTGTCCGGTGATCGTGACGATTTCGTTCTCCGCATTGGTTTTAAACTGTCCGTTACGGGTGTAGAGTTTCTCGCCAACATTCTGTCCCTGAACAATAAAGAACCCATCGCCTTGAATTGCCAAGTCCAGCGGGTTCGAGCTGATCTCGATTGTGCCCTGGTTAAAGTCCTGAGCAATCTCAGCAACCTTGACACCGAGGCCCACTTGCCGCGGGTTCGTACCGCCGCGGCCGTCGGTTGGTGCCGAGCCGATGCTTTGCGTTTGCAAGAATTGCGTGGCGAAGTTAACGGTTGACTCTTTGAAGCCAACCGTGTTTGAGTTGGCAACGTTGTTACCCACAACGTCAATCGAAGTCTCCGCCGCGCTCA
The Lacipirellulaceae bacterium genome window above contains:
- a CDS encoding flagellar FlbD family protein yields the protein MIKLTRLDGEAFILNAELIKYVEKRPDTFITLTSNDRLVVGETPEEVLERAVDYHRSKRLLPSEVGSH
- a CDS encoding flagellar hook-basal body complex protein, with amino-acid sequence MGLQSALTTALTGMSAAETSIDVVGNNVANSNTVGFKESTVNFATQFLQTQSIGSAPTDGRGGTNPRQVGLGVKVAEIAQDFNQGTIEISSNPLDLAIQGDGFFIVQGQNVGEKLYTRNGQFKTNAENEIVTITGQRVLGYGVDSEFNVETSVVSPIQIPLGESAIAQATQNVVLTGGLDGEGTVGTTPEVIQSGILSDGSKEVPDSSASTLTALTLPLESTTIAAGGGGAVGAGSYSYRITFVDADGNEGPSSNVSASLAIGAPGSSIDLSNLPQPAGGSEFTTINIYRNNANVDTDFRLAGSVAAGTTTFSDTSADGSLGATLDTTGLDSGAYEYYVTFYNSVSGEESRPTARFGPVTADATNSPRIRLDDLPAPSGNPATGGFDGVRIYRNLTNNSNAFHLVESITPAEIAGMSSGISYIDNNPDSVISANSQIDLEGPDITFGLPLVDVVSRDGSNYINLFEEGELEFTGGKNNRDLATRSLTITSTTTVQDLISFMEDSLGIVKTAIEDSFPVDNYGGTLSDSRIQFTSNLGVENALQIDLSAFQLTPASGGSPDSIPLQFNSQNPGQANGSGDTADVVVYDSLGSPIRVRITTYLEESDSLNARFRWIATSPDNQPEVGVGTVVGTGVIETDGNGDFSSVSNNRIAIQREDLPSESPLEFELDFTQVNGLSQDGNDRLNVSFQDGFPAGTLSSFTISESGSIEGVYTNGSSRTLGQIVMARFANNNGLEQIGDNLFAAGVNSGLPIEDVPNSQGIGSITAGAVELSNTDIGENLIELILASTQYRGGARVITAVQQLLDELLALRR